Proteins from a single region of Stegostoma tigrinum isolate sSteTig4 unplaced genomic scaffold, sSteTig4.hap1 scaffold_535, whole genome shotgun sequence:
- the LOC125450320 gene encoding zinc finger protein 384-like: MEDSHYNSNYFWTPIPTMAGQFENVMFINKIKEQLMTEKSCAQAMSAASPGPQAAGPQPPSSQPAGPPSQQQQQQPPAPLQSYPAALVGSGHTDPPSGTASDGNPPPASDNVAVLPLPSSALMTGLVITSPSSSLSSSSGGLSPLAHAPPTFSLAGAPAMIVSGLAPALSGADKKGPAEEAQQAQAQAKAAGGKKRKGRPSEAALSDSEDPYAVPNDDEVGKDGKAYRCRVCPLSFLSKSEMQVHSKSHSECKPHHCPHCSKTFANTSYLAQHVRIHSGAKPYSCSFCQKTFRQLSHLQQHTR, from the exons ATGGAGGATTCACACTACAACAGTAATTACTTCTGGACCCCGATCCCGACAATGGCAGGACAG TTCGAGAACGTGATGTTCATCAACAAGATCAAGGAGCAGCTGATGACGGAGAAATCGTGCGCCCAGGCCATGAGCGCTGCCTCCCCCGGCCCCCAGGCCGCAGGCCCGCAGCCCCCGAGCTCCCAGCCCGCCGGGCCTCCATCtcaacagcaacagcagcagccgCCCGCCCCCCTTCAGTCTTACCCCGCGGCTCTGGTTGGCTCGGGCCACACCGACCCTCCCAGCGGCACTGCCAGCGACGGGAACCCGCCTCCGGCCTCCGACAACGTCGCCgtgctccccctcccctcctctgcCCTCATGACAG gCCTGGTAATCACGTCGCCGAGCTCCAGCCTCTCGTCGTCGAGCGGGGGCCTTAGCCCCCTGGCCCACGCGCCCCCGACTTTCTCGCTGGCCGGGGCGCCGGCCATGATCGTGTCGGGCCTGGCACCGGCGCTGTCGGGCGCGGACAAGAAAGGGCCTGCCGAGGAGGCCCAGCAGGCTCAGGCCCAGGCCAAGGCGGCGGGAGGCAAGAAACGCAAAGGGCGGCCCAGCGAGGCGGCGCTCAGCGACTCAGAGGACCCCTATGCAGTGCCCAACGACGACGAAGTGGGCAAGGACGGGAAAGCCTACAG GTGCCGGGTGTGCCCCCTGAGTTTCCTGTCCAAGTCGGAGATGCAGGTCCACAGCAAGTCCCACAGCGAATGCAAACCCCaccactgcccacactgctcgAAGACCTTCGCCAACACCTCCTATTTGGCACAGCACGTGCGCATCCACTCGGGCGCGAAACCCTACAGCTGCAGCTTCTGCCAGAAAACCTTCCGGCAACTCTCCCACCTACAGCAGCACACACG